GCTTCAGACATATCTGTAGTTGGAAATCACGATCTTGCGATTGCTGACGGCTCGGGGCTCGATGATCTCAACGAGGATGCGGCCCTGGCGGCAAGATGGACGGCAACCCTCGTAAGTGACTACGACAGGAAAAAGATGATGAAGCTTCCGCTGGAGCATGTAGAGGCCGATTCCGGTATCCATTTCGTTCACGGCTCGCCCGACCGGCCGGAGAGATTCAACTACATATTGAGCAAATGGGACGCGGAAAAGGGATTTGCCGGGTGCGGTAGCAGGGTCGTCTTCGTAGGCCACTCCCACATCCCGGCCGCCTTCGTGGAGCTGGAGTACAGGAGGACCTTTACGGGAGAGGTTCGGCGGGTGAAGGAGCTGGACGCCTCAAAGATTCAACTGGAGACGGGGTATCGATACATAATAAACGTGGGGAGCGTGGGACAGCCCAGGGACGGCGACCCGAGGGCGACCTACGGGATATACGACAGCGGGAACCAAACATTCTACCTTAAGAGGGTCCCCTACGAT
The Candidatus Zymogenus saltonus DNA segment above includes these coding regions:
- a CDS encoding metallophosphoesterase family protein, which gives rise to MNYAVLSDVHGNIEALTAVLEDVERSSVMKIVFLGDVVGYGADPAECLRLIEGASDISVVGNHDLAIADGSGLDDLNEDAALAARWTATLVSDYDRKKMMKLPLEHVEADSGIHFVHGSPDRPERFNYILSKWDAEKGFAGCGSRVVFVGHSHIPAAFVELEYRRTFTGEVRRVKELDASKIQLETGYRYIINVGSVGQPRDGDPRATYGIYDSGNQTFYLKRVPYDVEKAASKIREAGLPEALAQRLRSGR